From Streptomyces fungicidicus, one genomic window encodes:
- a CDS encoding type I polyketide synthase → MNESQQRTLDRRLARDPIAIVGLSALYPQARNLQEYWSNVVAAADCTTEVPATHWDVGEFYDPDPSAPDKTYAKRGGFIPDVPFNPLEFGLPPNTLEVTDVLQLLSLMVTRDLLKDAGADREWYDASRTGVVLGITGANQLTQPLTARLQSPVLKEVVRSCGLSDRDAEEIAAKFRMAYAPWEENSFPGMLGNVVAGRIANRFDLGGINMTIDAACASSLGAVRTAVSELLEGRADTMLAGGCDAENTIFMYLCFSKTPALSKSGRIRPFDSEADGTLIGEGIGMLALRRLADAERDGNRIYAVLRGLGTSSDGRFKSIYAPRKEGQMVALNRAYRDADVSPDSIELFEAHGTGTAVGDATEISALTEVVAKDGGEREYAAIGSVKSQIGHTKAAAGAAGLIKLALALEHKVLPPTINVGKASASFGPDSPFYVNSESRPWIRDPKRPNRRAAVSAFGFGGTNFHAVLEEYGDGDDVAVRFPVARVHLWHAPDPAALADLLAAGGTPTGGPVPEGHARLAYAARGEDDARALRETALGELRSRAEATEWTHPKGIHYRRSAGETGRVGALFAGQGSQYVAPGLSAVLALPPLRSSFDRANRHYPEDTPLSRVAFPQPLVDEAGRAAQEAALRATAYAQPAIGALSAGHFRYLTELGFAAEGFLGHSFGELTALYAAGVYDEDTLHRLARARGSAMSPASGQADDTGTMAAVFAPEERVAELLAERSGLLVCNRNAPDQIVVGGATAEVERLLEAAEHAGVRARRLPVSAAFHTPFVAHAVDDFRTAVEAAEMAAPRGRVYANTSGADYGPDVAGNRRVLAEQLIHPVEFAARVEEMYADGFRVFVEFGPGTVLTGLVGRILRGRPHTAVSLDGGPGRDADLTLKQAVARLAVLGLPLATSDRYAAEPEKETPAKGMTVMLNGINYVSPERRAAYQDALANGYRVAAPAAPAPAAPAAVAPAPAVVAPPAQSPRPAPEAPVLRAPAVVPQPDHPRPAQENEPMPSDRLTELISDHLSLHDDYLNGQLQSAERLARLLERADEQDRLDQVLPGIGSVKEHGLAIGRTHIRANEVLARLAGLELGNEAPAAPAAPTRPAAAVPAPAAVTPVPVTPVAVAQEPALPAPPLPEPAVAPALPATWTPAPAAPPAPEPAPAPAPAADADKVRTVLLDVVADKTGYPADMLDLTMDVEADLGIDSIKRVEIMGVIQERFGTLTAAGPEQLAELRTLGDIVTFVAGATATPTTTPAPAPTADADKVRTVLLDVVADKTGYPADMLDLTMDVEADLGIDSIKRVEIMGVIQERFGTLTAAGPEQLAELRTLGDIVTFVAGATATPTTTPAPAPTADADKVRTVLLDVVADKTGYPADMLDLTMDVEADLGIDSIKRVEIMGVIQERFGTLAAAGPEQLAELRTLGDIVAFVAGVPRTGQREAASAGSSAQAAPAGEDHPPEPVSEKPSRIGRAQAALVTLPAPDPLLDAYAPDHGALVVDDGSQLAAQLVERLAGTGRRVHTLRLPGVPARSSGVRDHALTGWGTTELAAQVEEIFTDRIALVVDVTAPSGAEWSEGTRRLAHTLLLARHVVKPLSAAAEHGRAGFVTATVLDGSFGLTGVAEEQAPAGGVAGLVKTLALEAPALFCRAVDLSPAVDAATGAALLLDEAADSAPEPVQVGLDGTRRVGLTVDTRPLAGDVPEVGAPTSEDLLVVTGGARGITATCVLRLAERHRPQLLLLGRTPLGEEPDWARGVPDSGLKAAAAASLTASGEKPTPKKVGLLAASVTGSREIRATLDALHTAGSRAEYLAVDITDQAATAAALAPHRDRVTGLVHGAGVLADQLIANKKASEIERVFAPKLAGLRSVMAALPAERLRHVVLFSSVAGFFGNQGQSDYAMANEVLNTWAASARRRLPGARVTSLNWGAWDSGMVSPQIKAVFEERGIPLIQASEGAELFAGQFAPERAADTVTVLGPTTPLSSREHRTPTAPATVRRSLTEPADTPLVTDHVIDSVPVLPAAVAIGWALGAVEHAEGRPAVRLRDFSVHKGIVFDGTQPDECRLVMTPSDGEVKVAVRSVAADGSVRPHYAATVVTGDPLAPAAPPAGLPAPGTGRDAAGLYEDGTLFHGPALRGVRRVLAEEESRLVLECEPVMADAVTAATSHYAAGPADLLLQAALVWVRRFRSAAGLPLAVGGVELHAPLASTGTFLVVVEPVRHDGAGSRLTVTACAPDGRVLARFTDVSVVSAPQLAAKFAG, encoded by the coding sequence GTGAACGAATCCCAGCAACGCACCCTCGACCGACGACTCGCCCGCGACCCGATCGCCATCGTCGGCCTGTCCGCGCTGTATCCGCAGGCGCGCAACCTCCAGGAGTACTGGTCCAACGTCGTCGCGGCGGCCGACTGCACCACGGAGGTGCCCGCCACCCACTGGGACGTCGGCGAGTTCTACGACCCCGACCCCTCGGCGCCCGACAAGACGTACGCCAAGCGCGGCGGGTTCATCCCGGACGTGCCGTTCAACCCGCTCGAGTTCGGCCTGCCGCCGAACACGCTCGAGGTCACCGACGTACTGCAGCTGCTCAGCCTGATGGTCACCCGCGACCTGCTGAAGGACGCGGGGGCGGACCGGGAGTGGTACGACGCCTCGCGCACCGGCGTGGTGCTCGGCATCACCGGCGCCAACCAGCTGACCCAGCCGCTCACCGCGCGTCTGCAGAGCCCGGTGCTGAAGGAAGTGGTCCGCAGCTGCGGGCTGTCCGACCGGGACGCGGAGGAGATCGCCGCCAAGTTCCGCATGGCGTACGCCCCGTGGGAGGAGAACTCCTTCCCGGGCATGCTCGGCAACGTCGTCGCCGGCCGGATCGCCAACCGGTTCGACCTCGGCGGGATCAACATGACGATCGACGCCGCCTGCGCCAGTTCGCTCGGCGCCGTCCGCACCGCCGTCAGCGAACTGCTGGAGGGCCGGGCCGACACCATGCTGGCCGGCGGGTGCGACGCCGAGAACACGATCTTCATGTACCTGTGCTTCAGCAAGACCCCGGCGCTGTCGAAGTCGGGCCGCATCCGCCCGTTCGACAGCGAGGCGGACGGCACGCTGATCGGTGAGGGCATCGGCATGCTCGCCCTGCGCCGGCTGGCCGACGCCGAACGCGACGGCAACCGGATCTACGCGGTCCTGCGGGGCCTGGGCACCTCCAGCGACGGGCGCTTCAAGTCCATCTACGCGCCGCGCAAGGAAGGCCAGATGGTGGCGCTGAACCGCGCCTACCGGGACGCGGACGTGTCCCCCGACAGCATCGAGCTGTTCGAGGCGCACGGCACCGGCACCGCGGTCGGCGACGCCACCGAGATCAGCGCGCTCACCGAGGTGGTGGCGAAGGACGGCGGGGAGCGGGAGTACGCGGCCATCGGCAGCGTCAAGTCCCAGATCGGGCACACCAAGGCGGCGGCGGGCGCGGCCGGGCTGATCAAGCTGGCGCTCGCCCTGGAGCACAAGGTGCTGCCGCCCACCATCAACGTCGGCAAGGCCTCCGCGTCCTTCGGCCCGGACAGCCCGTTCTACGTCAACTCCGAGAGCCGGCCGTGGATCCGTGACCCGAAGCGGCCCAACCGCCGTGCAGCGGTCTCCGCGTTCGGCTTCGGCGGCACCAACTTCCACGCGGTCCTCGAGGAGTACGGCGACGGCGACGACGTCGCGGTGCGGTTCCCGGTCGCCCGGGTGCACCTGTGGCACGCTCCCGACCCGGCTGCCCTCGCCGACCTGCTGGCCGCGGGCGGCACGCCCACCGGCGGCCCGGTGCCCGAGGGGCACGCCCGTCTCGCCTACGCCGCACGCGGCGAGGACGACGCCCGGGCGCTGCGCGAGACGGCGCTCGGTGAGCTGCGGTCCCGTGCCGAGGCCACGGAATGGACCCACCCGAAGGGCATCCACTACCGCCGCTCGGCCGGCGAGACCGGCAGGGTGGGCGCCCTCTTCGCGGGCCAGGGCAGCCAGTACGTGGCGCCGGGACTGAGCGCCGTACTGGCGCTGCCGCCGCTGCGCTCCTCCTTCGACCGGGCCAACCGCCACTACCCGGAGGACACCCCGCTGTCCCGGGTGGCGTTCCCGCAGCCGCTGGTCGACGAGGCCGGCCGCGCCGCGCAGGAGGCCGCCCTGCGGGCCACCGCCTACGCGCAGCCGGCGATCGGGGCGCTGTCCGCGGGCCACTTCCGGTACCTGACCGAACTCGGCTTCGCCGCCGAGGGTTTCCTCGGCCACAGCTTCGGCGAGCTGACCGCGCTGTACGCCGCCGGGGTCTACGACGAGGACACCCTGCACCGGCTGGCGCGCGCCCGCGGCAGCGCCATGTCGCCGGCGTCCGGACAGGCCGACGACACCGGGACGATGGCGGCGGTGTTCGCTCCGGAGGAGCGGGTCGCCGAACTGCTGGCGGAACGCTCCGGGCTGCTGGTCTGCAACCGCAACGCGCCCGACCAGATCGTGGTGGGCGGCGCCACGGCGGAGGTGGAGCGGCTGCTCGAGGCGGCGGAACACGCGGGTGTCCGCGCGCGCCGGCTGCCGGTGTCCGCCGCCTTCCACACCCCGTTCGTGGCACACGCGGTGGACGACTTCCGTACGGCCGTGGAGGCCGCCGAGATGGCGGCGCCGCGCGGCCGGGTCTACGCCAACACCTCCGGGGCGGACTACGGCCCGGACGTCGCGGGCAACCGCCGGGTCCTCGCCGAACAGCTCATCCACCCGGTGGAGTTCGCCGCCCGGGTCGAGGAGATGTACGCCGACGGGTTCCGCGTCTTCGTCGAGTTCGGGCCCGGCACGGTGCTCACCGGGCTGGTGGGCAGGATCCTGCGCGGGCGCCCGCACACCGCGGTGTCGCTGGACGGCGGCCCCGGCAGGGACGCCGACCTGACGCTCAAGCAGGCGGTGGCGCGGCTCGCGGTGCTGGGTCTGCCCCTGGCCACGAGCGACCGCTACGCGGCGGAGCCGGAGAAGGAGACACCGGCGAAGGGCATGACGGTGATGCTCAACGGCATCAACTACGTGTCCCCGGAGCGCCGCGCCGCCTACCAGGACGCGCTGGCCAACGGCTACCGGGTCGCGGCCCCCGCCGCACCGGCACCGGCTGCGCCCGCCGCCGTGGCACCGGCCCCCGCCGTGGTGGCGCCCCCGGCGCAGTCACCGCGACCGGCCCCCGAAGCGCCCGTCCTCCGCGCACCGGCCGTCGTTCCGCAACCGGACCACCCTCGCCCCGCCCAGGAGAACGAACCCATGCCGAGCGACCGTCTCACCGAGCTGATCTCGGACCATCTCTCCCTTCACGACGACTATCTGAACGGCCAGTTGCAGAGCGCCGAGCGCCTCGCGCGGCTCCTGGAGCGCGCGGACGAGCAGGACAGGCTGGACCAGGTGCTGCCCGGGATCGGCTCGGTCAAGGAGCACGGGCTGGCGATCGGCCGGACCCACATCCGGGCCAACGAGGTCCTGGCCCGGCTGGCCGGCCTGGAGCTCGGCAACGAGGCCCCGGCCGCCCCGGCGGCGCCCACCCGTCCGGCTGCGGCCGTGCCGGCGCCCGCCGCGGTGACGCCCGTCCCGGTGACGCCCGTCGCCGTGGCGCAGGAGCCCGCGCTTCCCGCACCGCCCCTCCCGGAACCGGCGGTCGCCCCCGCCCTGCCCGCGACCTGGACGCCCGCACCGGCGGCTCCGCCCGCCCCGGAGCCCGCTCCGGCCCCGGCGCCCGCCGCGGACGCCGACAAGGTCCGCACCGTCCTCCTCGACGTCGTCGCCGACAAGACCGGCTACCCCGCCGACATGCTCGACCTCACCATGGACGTCGAAGCCGACCTCGGCATCGACTCCATCAAACGCGTCGAAATCATGGGCGTCATCCAGGAACGCTTCGGCACCCTCACCGCCGCCGGACCCGAACAACTCGCCGAACTCCGCACCCTGGGCGACATCGTCACCTTCGTCGCCGGCGCGACAGCAACACCGACCACCACCCCCGCCCCGGCACCCACCGCCGACGCCGACAAGGTCCGCACCGTCCTCCTCGACGTCGTCGCCGACAAGACCGGCTACCCCGCCGACATGCTCGACCTCACCATGGACGTCGAAGCCGACCTCGGCATCGACTCCATCAAACGCGTCGAAATCATGGGCGTCATCCAGGAACGCTTCGGCACCCTCACCGCCGCCGGACCCGAACAACTCGCCGAACTCCGCACCCTGGGCGACATCGTCACCTTCGTCGCCGGCGCGACAGCAACACCGACCACCACCCCCGCCCCGGCACCCACCGCCGACGCCGACAAGGTCCGCACCGTCCTCCTCGACGTCGTCGCCGACAAGACCGGCTACCCCGCCGACATGCTCGACCTCACCATGGACGTCGAAGCCGACCTCGGCATCGACTCCATCAAACGCGTCGAAATCATGGGCGTCATCCAGGAACGCTTCGGCACCCTCGCGGCCGCCGGGCCCGAACAGCTCGCCGAGCTGCGGACGCTGGGCGACATCGTGGCCTTCGTGGCGGGTGTGCCCCGGACCGGGCAGCGTGAGGCCGCGTCGGCCGGATCGTCCGCGCAGGCGGCGCCGGCGGGTGAGGACCATCCCCCGGAACCGGTGTCGGAGAAGCCCTCGCGCATCGGCCGGGCACAGGCCGCGCTCGTCACCCTTCCCGCTCCCGACCCGCTGCTCGACGCCTACGCCCCGGACCACGGCGCCCTCGTCGTGGACGACGGCTCGCAGCTGGCCGCACAGCTCGTCGAACGGCTCGCCGGCACCGGCCGGCGGGTGCACACCCTGCGCCTGCCGGGAGTCCCGGCGCGCTCGTCCGGTGTGCGGGACCACGCCCTCACCGGATGGGGCACGACCGAACTGGCCGCCCAGGTCGAGGAGATCTTCACCGACCGGATCGCCCTGGTCGTCGACGTCACCGCGCCGTCCGGCGCGGAATGGTCCGAGGGCACCCGGCGGCTGGCCCACACCCTGCTCCTCGCGCGTCATGTGGTGAAGCCGCTGAGCGCGGCGGCGGAGCACGGCCGGGCCGGTTTCGTCACCGCGACCGTGCTGGACGGGTCCTTCGGACTCACCGGGGTCGCCGAGGAACAGGCGCCCGCCGGTGGTGTGGCGGGGCTCGTCAAGACGCTGGCGCTGGAGGCGCCCGCCCTGTTCTGCCGTGCCGTCGACCTCTCCCCCGCCGTCGACGCGGCCACCGGGGCCGCGCTGCTGCTGGACGAGGCCGCCGACTCGGCCCCCGAGCCGGTGCAGGTCGGCCTCGACGGGACGCGCCGGGTGGGGCTGACCGTGGACACGCGGCCGCTCGCCGGGGACGTCCCCGAGGTCGGCGCGCCCACCTCCGAGGACCTGCTGGTGGTCACCGGCGGCGCCCGCGGCATCACCGCCACCTGCGTCCTCCGGCTCGCCGAACGGCACCGCCCGCAGCTGCTGCTGCTCGGCCGCACGCCGCTCGGCGAGGAGCCCGACTGGGCGCGCGGTGTCCCGGACTCCGGTCTCAAGGCGGCCGCCGCGGCCTCCCTCACCGCGTCCGGCGAGAAGCCGACCCCCAAGAAGGTGGGGCTGCTCGCGGCGTCCGTGACGGGCAGCCGGGAGATCCGGGCCACGCTGGACGCGCTGCACACGGCCGGCAGCAGGGCCGAGTACCTCGCGGTGGACATCACCGACCAGGCCGCGACGGCCGCCGCGCTCGCCCCGCACCGTGACCGGGTCACGGGTCTGGTGCACGGCGCCGGCGTCCTCGCCGACCAGCTGATCGCCAACAAGAAGGCCTCGGAGATCGAGCGGGTCTTCGCCCCGAAGCTGGCCGGGCTGCGGTCCGTGATGGCCGCGCTGCCCGCCGAACGGCTGCGCCACGTCGTGCTGTTCTCGTCGGTCGCCGGTTTCTTCGGCAACCAGGGCCAGTCGGACTACGCGATGGCCAACGAGGTGCTCAACACCTGGGCCGCCTCCGCCCGCCGGAGGCTGCCGGGGGCCAGGGTGACCTCGCTGAACTGGGGCGCCTGGGACAGCGGCATGGTGTCCCCGCAGATCAAGGCGGTGTTCGAGGAGCGCGGCATCCCGCTCATCCAGGCCTCCGAGGGTGCGGAGCTGTTCGCCGGGCAGTTCGCTCCCGAGCGGGCGGCGGACACGGTGACGGTGCTGGGCCCGACGACGCCCCTGAGCTCGCGGGAGCACCGGACGCCGACGGCACCGGCGACCGTACGGCGGTCGCTCACGGAGCCCGCGGACACTCCGCTCGTCACCGACCATGTGATCGACTCGGTGCCCGTCCTGCCGGCGGCCGTGGCCATCGGCTGGGCGCTGGGCGCGGTGGAGCACGCCGAGGGACGGCCCGCGGTGCGGCTGCGGGACTTCTCCGTGCACAAGGGCATCGTCTTCGACGGCACCCAGCCCGACGAGTGCCGTCTGGTGATGACCCCGTCCGACGGCGAGGTGAAGGTGGCCGTCCGGTCGGTCGCCGCCGACGGTTCGGTACGGCCGCACTACGCGGCCACGGTGGTCACCGGCGACCCCCTGGCGCCGGCCGCCCCGCCGGCCGGGCTGCCCGCGCCGGGTACCGGCCGGGACGCTGCCGGGCTCTACGAGGACGGCACCCTGTTCCACGGGCCCGCGCTGCGCGGGGTGCGGCGGGTGCTCGCCGAGGAGGAGTCACGGCTCGTCCTGGAGTGCGAGCCGGTCATGGCGGACGCCGTGACCGCCGCCACGTCCCATTACGCGGCGGGCCCCGCCGACCTGCTGCTGCAGGCCGCGCTGGTCTGGGTGCGCCGCTTCCGGTCGGCCGCCGGTCTGCCGCTGGCCGTGGGCGGCGTGGAGCTGCACGCCCCGCTGGCCTCGACGGGCACGTTCCTCGTCGTGGTGGAGCCCGTACGGCACGACGGCGCCGGCTCCCGGCTCACCGTCACCGCCTGTGCCCCCGACGGCCGGGTCCTCGCCCGGTTCACCGACGTGTCCGTGGTCTCGGCCCCGCAGCTGGCGGCCAAGTTCGCGGGCTGA
- a CDS encoding alpha/beta fold hydrolase, whose protein sequence is MARRPDATSPPKPLIRHRDAAPGAGTVYAVHPGALPVAVWSGLAGALPEETGFAVLDLGAVPEYGEAALAPEVSRLTIDHLVGLLTAAYRADRDRTGAAGTDSVLVGWSFGGVLAHGMTERLTPEERPRGVVLLDSIAPVDAYQHTEGDEVEPALVLRWFAMFLGARRGAEVRPRPVPEGADADTALARLLEDAIAAGALPQGTPMAGIRKLFEAYTAGLLRNNRLTAPYRPAPATVPLVQIKAGDSLVPSDPTLGWSELAGHGITAHSAPGDHYTMLIRPDASQAIAGLVPPLRPAHLVTTRRPSP, encoded by the coding sequence ATGGCGCGACGGCCTGACGCGACGTCGCCGCCCAAGCCGCTGATACGTCACCGGGACGCCGCGCCCGGCGCGGGCACCGTCTACGCGGTGCACCCCGGCGCGCTGCCCGTCGCCGTCTGGTCCGGGCTGGCCGGCGCGCTGCCGGAGGAGACCGGGTTCGCCGTCCTCGACCTGGGCGCGGTGCCCGAGTACGGGGAGGCCGCGCTCGCCCCGGAAGTCTCCCGGCTGACCATCGACCACCTCGTCGGCCTGCTGACCGCCGCCTACCGCGCCGACCGCGACCGCACCGGCGCGGCCGGCACGGACAGCGTGCTGGTGGGCTGGTCCTTCGGCGGAGTCCTGGCCCACGGCATGACCGAGCGGCTGACGCCGGAGGAGCGGCCCCGCGGCGTGGTACTGCTGGACAGCATCGCCCCCGTGGACGCCTACCAGCACACCGAGGGCGACGAGGTCGAACCCGCACTCGTGCTGCGCTGGTTCGCGATGTTCCTGGGCGCCCGGCGCGGCGCGGAGGTCCGTCCGCGCCCCGTGCCCGAGGGCGCGGATGCCGACACCGCGCTGGCCCGGCTGCTCGAGGACGCGATCGCCGCGGGCGCCCTGCCGCAGGGCACGCCCATGGCCGGCATACGCAAGCTCTTCGAGGCGTACACGGCGGGGCTGCTGCGCAACAACAGGCTGACGGCTCCCTACCGCCCGGCGCCCGCCACCGTTCCGCTGGTCCAGATCAAGGCCGGCGACAGTCTCGTCCCGTCGGACCCCACGCTCGGCTGGAGCGAGCTGGCCGGCCACGGGATCACCGCCCACTCGGCGCCCGGCGACCACTACACCATGCTGATCCGCCCGGACGCCTCGCAGGCCATAGCCGGACTGGTGCCACCCCTCCGGCCGGCGCACCTCGTCACGACCCGGAGGCCCTCGCCGTGA
- a CDS encoding acyl carrier protein has product MGKVTADEVQKWLIEKIAERLGEQPSAIPPGQYFDELDMDSTEALIIAGEMESWLGFELGTTALWYHPTIEALSAHIAEESARHGATA; this is encoded by the coding sequence ATGGGCAAGGTCACGGCCGACGAGGTGCAGAAATGGCTGATCGAGAAGATCGCGGAGCGGCTCGGTGAGCAGCCCTCGGCCATTCCGCCGGGCCAGTATTTCGACGAACTCGACATGGACAGCACGGAGGCGCTGATCATCGCCGGCGAGATGGAGAGCTGGCTGGGCTTCGAGCTGGGCACCACGGCGCTGTGGTACCACCCCACCATCGAGGCCCTGTCGGCGCACATCGCCGAGGAGAGTGCGCGGCATGGCGCGACGGCCTGA
- a CDS encoding helix-turn-helix transcriptional regulator, translated as MPTEIEQMWAVTARQGELRAIGSALTDRGGILLTGTTGVGKTRLLAASLQRVAAEGRTVVAVGGAGGPETGCAENFCSLAECLDRLESVRRHSDPARRTVVGFDDAHLVEESAAHRLYRLTASGRVAVAATARRDAALPTGVDKLWVERLVERLEVRPFARDVVSSILHGRVGGPVDSATLERLWATTRGNALILHELVEYALTDGSLRRVDGRWHWDGLPARPPERLADIVLLRLRDLAPEEQELVNVLAVAGPVEYGLAERLGLARAAETLDGRDLVQIEYSGRRVGIRLTEPLTGAVVADRMSGLTAQRLRLQLADAIEATGARREDDVVRMATLRMAAGRVPEPAVLLAAARTAAHRRDFALTERLCRSVLGNPRPPRDARRTPSAGPAGDGAPVSGPARGVAGADNVSVAGEGDGACGGVVTADEARAALLLGRALAGQGRHEEAEAVFAGALAERPGAAPHGLPRDELIAAVHDRADNAAWGLGRGADAAAVVDGLPAGLGAQGTGVRHGFHAVLALLADRPDDAARTGRTVLPGEQPDSVVVQHLLPPAAFALSELGRPAEALALIARHARDLGGWHDDARLRCLVVTARCAFAQGDLGRVADTLDATGRFATPGDDLRQLQLALLRSRLLRLLGRPAEAVTLLRGASTLRVRRDWLGTPSWTLAQLAGALAEAGRPTEALQTLVEAQAARRDAPAYPLADDALLLEHAVVLAHTGDRSGAACRALEVVQRAAARPATALAALHLAVRVADAPRAAVRAAQLAAGAHSELMRLQCDHVVALTRSDGEALEDVSARFRTMGAVALAAEAAAQAADMYRRDGRRRASRLARAAGARLLAETGCALVPWADPQEQRQPDRAAPLTSREREVAALAAGGLSNRDIAARLVVSVRTVENHLYRVYEKLGITARSDLGGALQGPARNSLGRAA; from the coding sequence ATGCCGACCGAGATCGAACAGATGTGGGCGGTCACGGCTCGTCAGGGGGAACTGCGGGCCATCGGCTCCGCGCTGACGGACCGCGGCGGGATCCTCCTCACCGGCACCACCGGCGTGGGCAAGACGCGCCTGCTCGCCGCCTCACTCCAACGCGTCGCGGCCGAGGGCCGCACCGTCGTGGCGGTCGGCGGGGCGGGCGGTCCCGAGACCGGCTGCGCGGAGAACTTCTGCTCGCTCGCCGAGTGCCTGGACCGGCTGGAGTCCGTACGGCGGCACAGCGATCCGGCACGGCGCACCGTCGTCGGCTTCGACGACGCCCACCTGGTGGAGGAGTCCGCCGCCCACCGGCTGTACCGCCTGACCGCGTCCGGGCGGGTGGCGGTCGCCGCCACCGCCCGGCGGGACGCGGCGCTGCCCACCGGGGTGGACAAACTCTGGGTGGAGCGCCTCGTGGAACGCCTGGAGGTACGGCCGTTCGCCCGGGACGTGGTGAGCTCCATCCTCCACGGCAGGGTCGGCGGGCCGGTGGACTCCGCGACCCTGGAACGGCTCTGGGCCACCACCCGGGGCAACGCCCTGATCCTGCACGAACTCGTCGAGTACGCGCTGACGGACGGCTCGCTGCGCCGCGTCGACGGGCGGTGGCACTGGGACGGGCTGCCCGCACGGCCGCCCGAGCGGCTGGCCGACATCGTCCTCCTCCGGCTGCGCGACCTGGCCCCGGAGGAACAGGAACTGGTGAACGTGCTGGCCGTGGCCGGCCCGGTCGAGTACGGACTGGCCGAACGGCTCGGTCTCGCCCGCGCCGCGGAGACCCTCGACGGACGCGACCTGGTGCAGATCGAGTACAGCGGACGCCGGGTCGGCATCCGGCTGACCGAACCGCTCACCGGGGCGGTGGTGGCGGACCGCATGTCGGGCCTCACCGCCCAGCGGCTGCGGCTGCAGCTCGCCGACGCGATCGAGGCCACCGGCGCGCGGCGCGAGGACGACGTGGTGCGGATGGCGACCCTGCGCATGGCGGCGGGCCGCGTCCCGGAACCGGCGGTACTGCTCGCCGCGGCGCGCACGGCGGCCCACCGCCGCGACTTCGCCCTCACCGAACGACTGTGCCGCTCCGTACTCGGCAACCCCCGCCCGCCCCGCGACGCCCGTCGGACACCGTCCGCCGGGCCGGCCGGTGACGGCGCTCCGGTGTCCGGCCCGGCCCGTGGTGTGGCGGGTGCCGACAACGTTTCCGTGGCGGGCGAGGGGGACGGGGCCTGCGGTGGGGTGGTGACCGCCGACGAGGCACGTGCCGCGCTGCTGCTCGGGCGGGCCCTCGCCGGGCAGGGGCGGCACGAGGAGGCCGAGGCGGTCTTCGCGGGCGCCCTCGCCGAACGGCCGGGTGCGGCCCCGCACGGGCTGCCCCGCGACGAGCTGATCGCCGCCGTCCACGACCGGGCGGACAACGCCGCCTGGGGACTGGGCCGCGGCGCGGACGCCGCCGCCGTCGTGGACGGACTGCCCGCCGGACTCGGCGCCCAGGGCACCGGCGTCCGGCACGGCTTCCACGCCGTCCTCGCGCTGCTCGCCGACCGGCCCGACGACGCGGCCCGCACGGGACGCACCGTGCTGCCGGGCGAACAGCCCGACTCCGTGGTGGTGCAGCACCTGCTGCCCCCCGCCGCCTTCGCGCTGAGCGAGCTCGGCCGGCCCGCCGAGGCGCTCGCCCTGATCGCCCGGCACGCCCGCGACCTCGGCGGCTGGCACGACGACGCCCGGCTGCGCTGCCTGGTCGTGACGGCGCGCTGCGCCTTCGCGCAGGGCGACCTCGGCCGTGTCGCGGACACACTGGACGCCACCGGCCGCTTCGCGACGCCCGGCGACGACCTGCGCCAGCTCCAGCTGGCGCTGCTCCGCTCCCGCCTGCTGCGGCTGCTCGGCCGCCCCGCCGAGGCCGTCACCCTGCTGCGCGGCGCCAGCACCCTGCGGGTGCGGCGCGACTGGCTCGGCACACCCTCCTGGACGCTGGCCCAGCTCGCGGGCGCGCTCGCCGAGGCGGGCAGGCCGACGGAGGCGCTGCAGACGCTGGTCGAGGCGCAGGCCGCACGCCGGGACGCGCCCGCCTACCCGCTCGCCGACGACGCCCTCCTCCTCGAGCACGCCGTGGTGCTCGCCCACACCGGCGACCGCTCGGGCGCCGCCTGCCGCGCCCTGGAGGTCGTCCAGCGGGCCGCCGCCCGCCCGGCGACCGCGCTGGCTGCGCTGCACCTGGCCGTGCGGGTCGCCGACGCGCCGCGGGCCGCCGTCCGCGCCGCGCAGCTCGCCGCCGGCGCCCACTCGGAGCTGATGCGGCTCCAGTGCGACCACGTCGTCGCGCTGACCCGCTCGGACGGCGAGGCGCTGGAGGACGTGTCGGCCCGCTTCCGCACCATGGGAGCGGTCGCACTGGCGGCCGAGGCCGCGGCGCAGGCCGCGGACATGTACCGCAGGGACGGCCGGCGCCGCGCGAGCCGGCTGGCCCGTGCCGCCGGCGCCCGCCTCCTCGCGGAGACGGGCTGCGCGCTGGTCCCGTGGGCCGACCCCCAGGAGCAGCGGCAGCCGGACCGGGCCGCGCCCCTGACCAGCCGCGAACGCGAGGTCGCCGCCCTGGCCGCCGGGGGACTGTCCAACCGGGACATCGCGGCACGCCTGGTGGTCTCGGTCCGCACGGTCGAGAACCACCTCTACCGGGTGTACGAGAAGCTCGGCATCACCGCCCGTTCCGATCTGGGCGGCGCGCTGCAGGGCCCGGCCCGCAACTCGCTGGGCCGGGCCGCCTGA